From the genome of Papaver somniferum cultivar HN1 chromosome 2, ASM357369v1, whole genome shotgun sequence, one region includes:
- the LOC113350057 gene encoding ER membrane protein complex subunit 2-A-like encodes MVGATEEVELNRLENQVDNGGGGGWEYLCLVRKLKVRRSDKVLKHGLSILNDSKKRSKLGGEEWTLYEQVAIAAMDCQRTDIAMDCVKVLQKKFPESLRVGRLEGMLVEAKGSYEDADNIYEGLLEDNPLDQVIHKRRIAMSKAQGNISEAITRLNKYLEIFMADHDAWRELAEIYVSLQMYKQAAFCYEELILCQPTVPLYHLAYADVLYTIGGLENLQNAKKYYASTIDLTGGKNTRALYGICLSSSAIGQLTKGCNKEEKEGTELQSLAATALEKDYKKRSSNKLPLLTATLKNLKL; translated from the exons ATGGTAGGAGCAACAGAAGAAGTGGAGTTAAATAGGCTTGAAAATCAAGttgataatggtggtggtggtggttgggaaTATCTTTGTCTTGTTAGAAAACTCAAGGTTAGGCGTTCTGATAAGGTTTTGAAACATGGGTTATCAATCTTAAATGATTCTAAGAAGCGATCCAAACTTGGTGGAGAAG AGTGGACTCTTTACGAGCAGGTGGCAATCGCAGCTATGGACTGCCAAAGAACTGATATTGCAATG GATTGTGTAAAGGTTCTACAAAAGAAATTCCCTGAAAGCTTGAGAGTTG GCAGGCTAGAAGGTATGTTGGTAGAAGCAAAGGGTTCATATGAAGATGCAGATAATATTTATGAAGGCCTTCTAGAGGATAACCCGCTTGATCAA GTGATTCACAAGAGGAGAATTGCCATGTCGAAAGCACAAGGGAATATCTCAGAAGCTATCACCCGACTGAATAAGTATCTGGAAAT ATTTATGGCAGATCATGATGCTTGGAGAGAACTTGCTGAAATCTATGTTTCACTACAAAT GTATAAGCAAGCAGCTTTCTGTTACGAGGAGTTGATATTATGTCAACCCACAGTTCCTTTGTACCATCTAGCATATGCCGAT GTACTTTACACAATTGGGGGTCTAGAGAATCTTCAAAATGCTAAAAAATACTATGCTTCTACCATAGACTTGACCGGAGGAAAGAACACCAGAGCACTTTATGGTATCTGCTTG AGTAGCTCTGCCATTGGGCAGCTGACAAAAGGCTGTAACAAGGAAGAGAAAGAAGGGACAGAGCTGCAATCTCTGGCTGCAACAGCCTTGGAGAAAGACTACAAGAAGAGATCTTCCAACAAGCTTCCTCTGCTTACTGCCACCCTAAAAAATTTGAAGCTTTAA
- the LOC113350058 gene encoding multisubstrate pseudouridine synthase 7-like — MSPCKMWINKALTFPVSIGILSHPNLKSCNLLKPCAFKLYCNSSAPKTETLIMPLDETDVGIHCYISQLPGFRGVLKQRYADFIVNEVDTDGNVVRLTSLDAPSESVEEKKEKEEEKETETETETTYTSEIESFRLLAGDTDADLLKDFIHRIRTSGGGKDEISPIVLSPDYDKIHRTAVHNYFKANLKFLVTDTVDGPDSASKCIRVRQHSGGSENGRGSRKRKERGGKPFDSRGTDDWPETLGKFLRFNLFKENKDTQEALGVIGKMLGVQQRAFGFAGTKDKRAITTQRVTVFKQPVKKLASLNGRLIGIKIGDFCYVKEGLFLGQLQGNRFTITLRGVTADSEDTIKAAADSLGRSGFINYFGLQRFGSGSVPTHLVGAALLRGEWKTVVSMILDPREGERDIVKEAREYYKESGDIDGTLRKLPRYLVAETAILQCLKKCPGNYLQALKAIPRTLRMMYVHSYQSYLWNHAASIRVQKHGISQVILGDLVLCKEDSTEKVTEAIITECEDDNPIEAGDSGLLDEISGAAVPEEIVSSVKVVNSEHLLKGEYSIEDIVLPLPGSRVIYPMNDVAEIYHDLAKKDNINLTECVHSSKEFSITSMIGGYRRVFQKPIDFEWELLRYTDVNLPLAETDLDVITKSRKVNIGVEDFTNESSCKNHADNNTKRSEDFKTEYNNDIKDGAEEGLSRMDSICDSQPSQVALKLGLTLPSSCYATMAIRELLKTSTSVAFHKTLNQ; from the exons ATGAGCCCCTGTAAAATGTGGATTAACAAAGCACTAACCTTCCCAGTTTCCATAGGCATCCTCTCCCACCCAAACCTTAAATCCTGCAATCTCCTAAAACCCTGCGCCTTCAAACTCTATTGTAATTCTTCCGCGCccaaaacagaaaccctaatcatgcCATTAGATGAAACAGATGTTGGCATCCATTGTTACATCTCTCAACTCCCTGGATTCCGTGGAGTCCTTAAACAAAGATATGCAGATTTTATTGTTAACGAAGTTGATACCGATGGGAATGTTGTCCGCTTAACTTCCTTAGATGCTCCTTCAGAG AGTgttgaagaaaagaaggaaaaagaagaagagaaggaaacgGAAACGGAAACGGAAACAAcgtatacatctgaaattgaatcGTTTAGATTACTTGCTGGTGATACTGATGCTGATTTATTGAAAGATTTTATCCATAGAATAAGAACTTCGGGCGGGGGCAAAGATGAGATATCCCCGATTGTTCTTTCTCCTGATTATGATAAAATTCATAGAACG GCAGTTCATAATTATTTTAAGGCGAATTTGAAATTTCTAGTTACGGATACAGTTGATGGACCTGACTCTGCGTCAAAATGTATTAGAGTGAGGCAACATTCAGGTGGAAGTGAGAATGGTAGGGGTTCTAGGAAAAGGAAAGAAAGAGGGGGTAAGCCTTTTGATAGTAGAGGTACTGATGATTGGCCGGAGACCTTGGGCAAGTTCCTTAG ATTTAATCTTTTCAAGGAGAATAAGGACACACAAGAGGCACTGGGAGTGATAGGAAAGATGCTTGGCGTCCAG CAACGGGCATTTGGGTTTGCAGGTACGAAGGATAAGCGTGCTATAACAACTCAAAGG GTAACTGTTTTCAAGCAGCCAGTAAAAAAATTGGCAAGCCTGAATGGTAGATTAATCGGTATCAAAATTGGAGACTTTTG CTATGTCAAGGAAGGACTTTTTCTTGGGCAGCTCCAAGGAAATCGATTTACAATTACTTTGAG AGGAGTTACAGCAGATTCCGAGGATACTATAAAAGCCGCTGCAGATTCATTAGGAAGGAGTGGATTCATCAACTACTTCGGTTTGCAA CGTTTTGGAAGTGGTTCGGTGCCTACTCACCTTGTTGGAGCAGCATTACTTCGAGGGGAGTGGAAAACTGTTGTTAGCATGATTCTTGATCCAAGAGAAGGGG AGCGGGACATCGTCAAAGAGGCTCGTGAATATTACAAGGAAAGTGGTGATATTGATGGGACCCTAAGGAAATTACCCCGTTATCTTGTTGCCGAAACAGCTATT CTCCAGTGCTTGAAGAAATGCCCTGGGAACTACTTGCAGGCCCTGAAGGCTATACCGAGGACTCTGAGGATGAT GTACGTGCACAGTTACCAAAGTTACTTGTGGAACCATGCGGCTAGTATTAGAGTGCAAAAGCATG GGATTTCCCAAGTTATACTAGGAGATTTGGTACTCTGTAAAGAAGATTCTACTGAGAAAGTGACTGAAGCCATTATTACTGAATGTGAAGATGATAACCCTATTGAGGCAGGGGATTCTGGCCTTTTGGATGAGATCTCTGGAGCAGCAGTTCCTGAAGAAATTGTCAGTTCTGTGAAG GTTGTAAATTCTGAGCATCTTCTCAAGGGAGAATATTCAATTGAGGATATTGTACTCCCTCTCCCTGG TTCCAGAGTCATCTATCCGATGAACGATGTTGCTGAAATTTATCATGATCTGGCAAAGAAG GACAATATCAACTTGACAGAATGTGTACATAGTTCCAA GGAGTTTTCTATAACGAGTATGATAGGAGGCTATAGGCGGGTgtttcagaaaccaattgattttgaatg GGAATTGCTGCGGTATACAGATGTTAATCTCCCACTTGCAGAGACAGATTTGGATGTAATTACAAAATCAAGAAAAGTAAACATAGGAGTAGAAGACTTTACCAATGAAAGCAGTTGCAAGAATCATGCTGACAACAACACAAAGCGGTCAGAAGATTTCAAAACAGAGTATAACAATGATATAAAGGATGGGGCAGAAGAAGGATTATCCCGTATGGACTCAATTTGTGATTCTCAGCCATCCCAAGTTGCTCTTAAGCTAGGTTTAACTCTTCCATCTTCTTGTTATGCCACGATGGCCATAAGGGAGCTGCTAAAAACATCAACCTCG GTGGCCTTCCATAAAACACTAAACCAATGA